One region of Drosophila teissieri strain GT53w chromosome 2L, Prin_Dtei_1.1, whole genome shotgun sequence genomic DNA includes:
- the LOC122619289 gene encoding roundabout homolog 2, whose product MDLRFVFIVFLLKWTHAQGSHPPRIVEHPIDTTVPRHEPATLNCKAEGSPTPTIQWYKDGVPLKILPGSHRITLPAGGLFFLKVVNSRRETDAGIYWCEAKNELGVARSRNATLQVAVLRDEFRLEPQNTRIAQGDTALLECAAPRGIPEPTVTWKKGGQKLDLEGSKRVRIVDGGNLAIQDARQTDEGQYQCIAKNPVGVRESSLATLKVHVKPYIIRGPHDQTVLEGASVTFPCRVGGDPMPDVLWLRTASGGNMPLDRVSVLEDRSLRLERVTIADEGEYSCEADNVVGAITAMGTLTVYAPPKFIQRPASKSVELGADTSFECRATGNPKPTIFWTIKNNSTLIFPGAPPLDRFHSLNTEEGHSILTLTRFQRTDKDLVILCNAMNEVASITSRVQLSLDSQEDRPPPIIISGPVNQTLPIKSLATLQCKAIGLPSPTISWYRDGIPVQPSSKLNITTSGDLIISDLDRQQDQGLYTCVASSRAGKSTWSGFLRIELPTNPNIKFYRAPEQTKCPSAPGQPKVLNATASALTIVWPTSDKAGASSFLGYSVEMYCTNQSKTWIPIASRLSEPIFTVGSLTQGAAYMFIVRAENSLGFSPPSPISEPITAGKVVGVRDGSESTGTSQLLLSDVETLLQANDVVELLEANASDSTTARLSWDIDSGQYIEGFYLYARELHSTEYKMVTLLNKGQGLSSCTVPGLAKASTYEFFLVPFYKSIVGKPSNSRRMRTLEDVPEAPPYGMEAIQFNRTSVFLKWLPPQPNRTRNGILTSYNVVVKGLDVHNTTRIFKNMTIDAATPTLLLANLTTGVTYYIAVAAATRVGVGPFSKPAVLRIDARTQSLDTGYTRYPISRDIADDFLTQTWFIVLLGSIIAIIVFLLGALVLFKRYQFIKQTSLGSLHGNHAIGTVRKFPTLPLNGGGAVGAGGVGSNSTAATGQSGHGLWIDPTSGVWRQAAGNPGGGSAGGVGSCSTKEQLPGYAQATAQQGQPQPTLLPDYERLSPLNMPDYAEVACSTFKSPTHGAPLGGGVGGGQSASLYDSCGAYATTNVVANVKLYQNRYATKPGNNNNHQVNNDYQATGMYSAPPSAHYGCLESKQQPNLMTTSTASTAILTNSPAKVKKINITENKLDQLEGKSERANPFNTQQQLLLASNALKQGLGAYANTTLAAQMASGGGAGTLRRQRQPKTLYKSENNILGKSGLRQNTMNANANASVGAGAPSNGQLDFLTGGPPSEGGDFSGLGLCNSTNQLLNDWASSASIAAPGDYHFGSKQPSKQHLYVKAKDGTWSAVSSDAYQSFKHQQQHHPFLAGSAGDNTKSLASVNSLAGDSKFLSSFGSSANV is encoded by the exons GTTGTCAATTCACGTCGCGAAACAGATGCGGGAATCTACTGGTGCGAGGCGAAGAACgaactgggcgtggcaaggaGTCGCAATGCCACGTTGCAAGTGGCGG TGCTCCGCGATGAGTTCCGCCTGGAGCCGCAGAACACGAGGATTGCCCAGGGCGACACCGCCCTCCTCGAGTGCGCCGCCCCGCGGGGAATCCCCGAGCCGACGGTCACCTGGAAGAAGGGCGGCCAGAAATTGGATTTGGAGGGCTCGAAGCGGGTGCGCATCGTTGACGGCGGCAATTTGGCCATCCAGGATGCCCGCCAGACTGACGAGGGTCAGTACCAGTGCATAGCCAAGAATCCTGTCGGGGTGCGCGAGTCCTCGCTGGCCACTCTCAAAGTGCACG TCAAGCCGTACATCATCCGGGGTCCGCACGATCAAACGGTTTTGGAGGGCGCCTCGGTGACCTTTCCCTGCCGCGTGGGTGGTGACCCCATGCCGGACGTGCTGTGGCTGCGCACTGCCTCGGGTGGCAACATGCCCTTGG ATCGAGTGAGTGTGCTGGAGGATCGCAGTCTGAGACTGGAGCGGGTCACCATCGCGGACGAGGGCGAGTACAGTTGCGAGGCGGACAATGTGGTGGGCGCCATCACCGCGATGGGAACTCTGACTGTTTACG CCCCCCCGAAATTCATCCAACGTCCTGCGAGCAAGTCCGTGGAGCTCGGCGCCGACACATCCTTCGAGTGTCGAGCCACCGGGAACCCCAAGCCCACCATCTTCTGGACCATCAAGAACAACAGCACGCTGATCTTTCCCGGCGCCCCGCCCTTGGATCGCTTTCACAGCCTCAACACCGAGGAGGGTCACTCGATACTCACGCTGACCAGGTTCCAGCGCACGGACAAGGATCTGGTCATCCTGTGCAACGCCATGAACGAGGTGGCCAGCATCACCTCACGGGTGCAGCTGAGCCTGGACTCGCAGGAGGACCGACCTCCGCCGATCATCATCTCCGGCCCGGTCAACCAAACGCTGCCCATCAAGTCGCTGGCCACGCTGCAGTGCAAGGCCATCGGCCTGCCCAGTCCCACCATCTCCTGGTACCGCGATGGCATACCCGTGCAGCCCAGCTCCAAGCTGAACATCACCACATCCGGCGACTTGATCATATCGGATCTCGATCGCCAGCAGGACCAGGGCCTCTACACCTGCGTGGCCAGCTCGCGAGCGGGAAAGTCCACGTGGAGTGGCTTTCTCCGGATAGAGTTGCCCACCAATCCGAACATCAAGTTCTACCGAGCGCCGGAGCAGACCAAGTGTCCCAGTGCCCCGGGACAGCCCAAGGTGCTGAACGCCACTGCCTCCGCACTGACCATTGTGTGGCCCACCAGCGACAAGGCGGGCGCCTCCTCGTTCCTGGGCTACAGTGTGGAGATGTACTGCACCAACCAGAGCAAGACCTGGATACCCATCGCCTCGCGACTCAGTGAGCCGATCTTCACGGTGGGCAGCTTGACCCAAGGAGCCGCATACATGTTCATTGTGCGAGCGGAAAACTCACTGGGCTTCTCGCCACCCTCGCCCATCTCGGAGCCCATTACGGCGGGAAAAGTGGTGGGCGTGCGGGATGGCAGTGAGAGCACGGGCACCTCACAGCTCCTGCTCAGCGATGTGGAGACGCTGCTGCAGGCCAACGACgtggtggagctgctggaggCCAATGCCAGTGACTCGACGACCGCCCGCCTGTCCTGGGACATAGACAGTGGCCAGTACATCGAAGGCTTCTATCTGTACGCCCGCGAGCTGCACTCCACCGAGTACAAAATGgtaacactgctcaacaagGGTCAGGGCCTGAGTTCCTGCACCGTGCCTGGCCTGGCGAAGGCCTCCACATACGAGTTTTTTCTTGTGCCATTTTACAAGAGCATCGTAGGCAAGCCCTCGAACTCGCGGCGCATGCGAACGCTGGAAGATG TTCCGGAGGCGCCTCCCTATGGCATGGAAGCCATCCAGTTCAACCGCACATCGGTCTTCTTGAAGTGGCTACCGCCACAGCCAAATCGGACTCGCAACG GCATCCTCACCAGCTACAACGTGGTCGTCAAAGGGCTGGACGTGCACAATACGACGCGgatattcaaaaatatgaCCATAGacgcggccacgcccaccctgctgctggccaaccTCACCACGGGAGTCACCTACTACATCGCAGTGGCGGCTGCCACGCGGGTGGGAGTCGGACCCTTCAGCAAGCCCGCGGTGCTCCGCATCGATGCACGCACCCAATCCCTGGACACTGGCTACACGAG ATACCCCATCAGTCGTGATATTGCCGATGACTTTTTAACACAGACCTGGTTTATCGTCCTGCTGGGCTCCATCATTGCCATAATTGTGTTTCTATTGGGCGCATTGGTTCTATTCAAGCGCTATCAATTTATCAAGCAGACCTCGCTGGGCAGTTTACATG gCAATCACGCAATCGGAACCGTGCGAAAGTTTCCAACATTGCCGCTAAATGGAGGCGGAGCCGTCGGTGCCGGTGGCGTTGGCTCAAATTCGACAGCCGCAACTGGGCAGAGTGGCCATGGCCTGTGGATCGATCCCACCAGCGGCGTTTGGCGACAGGCAGCTGGCAATCCAGGAGGTGGCTCTGCGGGCGGAGTGGGCTCGTGTTCGACAAAGGAGCAACTTCCGGGATACGCACAGGCCACCGCCCAACAGGGACAACCGCAGCCCACGCTGCTCCCTGATTACGAGAG ACTATCGCCGCTGAATATGCCCGATTACGCGGAAGTCGCCTGCTCGACATTCAAAAGCCCCACCCACGGCGCACCACTGGgtggtggagtgggtggtggccagTCGGCCTCGCTGTACGACAGCTGTGGGGCGTACGCCACCACCAATGTGGTGGCCAATGTGAAGCTCTACCAGAACCGCTACGCCACCAAGCCgggcaataacaacaatcacCAGGTCAACAACGACTACCAGGCCACTGGCATGTACTCCGCTCCGCCCAGCGCCCACTACGGATGCCTGGAGTCCAAGCAGCAGCCCAATCTGATGACCACCTCCACGGCCAGCACGGCCATCCTGACGAACTCGCCGGCCAAGGTGAAGAAGATCAACATAACCGAGAACAAGCTGGACCAGCTGGAGGGCAAGTCGGAGCGCGCGAATCCGTTCaacacgcagcagcagctgctcctggccaGCAACGCCCTGAAGCAGGGACTGGGCGCCTATGCCAACACCACCTTGGCCGCCCAGATGGCCAGTGGCGGTGGAGCGGGCACCCTGAGGCGCCAGCGGCAGCCCAAGACGCTCTACAAGAGCGAGAACAACATACTGGGCAAGTCTGGTCTGCGGCAGAACACcatgaatgcgaatgcgaatgcgagtgTGGGTGCAGGTGCTCCCAGCAATGGGCAGCTGGACTTCCTGACCGGCGGTCCGCCGTCGGAGGGCGGGGACTTCTCCGGACTGGGCCTGTGCAACTCCACCAATCAGCTGCTGAACGACTGGGCCTCCAGTGCCTCGATCGCCGCTCCCGGGGATTACCATTTCGGCAGCAAGCAGCCCAGCAAGCAGCACCTCTACGTGAAGGCCAAGGACGGCACCTGGTCGGCAGTCAGCTCGGATGCGTACCAGTCCTTcaagcaccagcagcagcaccatccCTTCCTGGCAGGATCGGCAGGTGACAACACCAAGTCCCTAGCTAGTGTGAACAGCTTAGCTGGCGATAGCAAATTCCTGAGTAGTTTTGGCTCTAGTGCCAATGTCTAG